CCTATCCGGGCAGCGGCCTCAAGGTCGGTGACCTCGCCTTGGCGACTGCTGAAATTTTTGGCGACACCGGGGTTGAGACCAGCAGCGGCTTTATTCCATTTGAACAGCTCAACATCCCGCAGGATGCCCGTCTGACCCCACCCCTGCAACAGACGCTGCCACTCGACCCGAAGCTGCTCCAATTGGCTCAGAACTGTCTTCCCAGCACTCGTTCCGGCTCTTTTGTGACGGTCAATTGCTGCAGCGGCCAGGAACAACTGAGCCGCAACCTGCACCAACGGACCGGCGGCATCTGCGAAAACATGGAGGGAGCGGCGGCGGCCCGCGTCTGTGCCGAGTTCGGCTGCCCGCTCCTGGAAGTCCGCGGAATCTCCAACCCCACCGGAACCCACGACAAGGCACATTGGGACTTGCCACTGGGAGCGAGAATCGCCCAGGAAGCAATCCTGAACCTTTTCCACCAAACAGCAACAGGACAATGGCCATGAACCAAAAACTGACCCTGGGCTACTCCCCTTGTCCCAATGACACCTTTATTTTTTACGGGCTGATTCATCAAAAAACTCCTTGCGCCGGCATTTCATTTCAGGAACGCCTCGAAGATGTGGAGACCTTGAATCAACTCGCCTTACAAGGGCAGCTCCAACTGACCAAGATTTCCTATCATGCCCTGGGCCATCTGCGTGACAATTATGCCCTGCTGCGCAGCGGCGGCGCTTTGGGCCGAGGCTGTGGCCCGCTGGTCATTGCCGCGCAGCCGACCAGCATGGCTCAGCTGCGCGGTCAACGGATAGCCATCCCCGGCCGACTGACCACCGCCAATCTGCTCCTGCAACTCTATTCGGAAGGGTATGAAGACCTGTTGATTGTACCTTTTGACCAGATCATGACCACAGTGAAAGAAGGACGGGCCGCTGCCGGCGTGATCATTCATGAATCCCGCTTTACCTATCAACAGCACGGTTTCCACCAGGTTCTGGACCTGGGGCAATGGTGGGAAGAAGACAGCGGTCATCCGATTCCACTGGGTGGCATCCTGGCCCAACGCAGTCTGGGTGAAGAGGTGATTCGCAAAGTGGATGCCGCACTGCGCCGCAGTATTGAATATGGCTTCGCCCACCCCGAAGATCCCCGCTCCTACATCAAGCAGCATGCCCAGGAACTTGACGACACGGTGATCAGCAGTCACATCGACCTTTATGTCAATGACTTTTCCATCGATCTTGGCGAGCAGGGGATCGCGGCAGTGACTCATCTGTTTGAACGCGCCGAACAGCGCGGGATTATCCCCCCGAGTTCCTGCCCTTTGCTGGTTTCATGAATTGAGTTGATCGCGAAAGTTCTTTACCAAGACCTGCAACAAGAAAGGCGGCCATGACAGCCGCCTTTCTTTGTTAATGCATTGAAAACAGTCCCCTCGGAAAGAGGACCCTTCTTTCAGACATCCAGATGCACCGCTTTAATAAAGCGAGCGTCGACCGCTTCGGCAACCTTCTGCAGGGTTTCATCATCAACCGGCGAATCGACCGAGAACACCACCATGGCTTCCCCGGCTTTTTCCCGGCGACCAAGGTTCATGTTCCCGATATTGACATTGGCCTCACCCAGGATCGTCCCGATTTTACCGATCAGACCGGGGCGGTCCAGATAGTTGATCACCAGCATATTTTTTTCCGGTTGGAAGTCGGTCGCAAAGTTACGCATTTTTACGATTTTCGGCGTCCCTTCAAACAGGGTCCCGGCGATAGTCCGCCGCCCTTCGGGGCTTTCCAGAGCCAGAGTAATCAAACTGGAAAAGGATTCCGTCTCAGTAGAGCGGACCGACTCAACCTCGATCCCCATTTCCCGTGCCACCAGCCCGGCATTGACCATATTGACTTCCTGGTCCGAGCACCGATTCAACAGCGCCGCGAGGCCACTGACACTTAACGGCGTACAGTCGAAGCGGGCCAGTTTTCCGTTATAGGTAAAGGTCACTTTATTGGGATTCGGCGGCGCCAATTGGGAAATGAAAGTGCCGAGAATCGAAACCAGCGACATATACGGCTTCATGTGTTCCATCAGGTCCGGATCAAAGCGTGGGATATTGACAGCGCTTGCCATCGGTTTGCCGTCGACATAATTGACAATTTCCATGCTGACGTCGACTGCGACATTTTTCTGCGCTTCAAAAGTATTTGCACCAAGATGAGGCGTGACCAGCATATTGGGATGGGCAATCAGTTTGCGCAGAACTTCGCTCCGCGGCGGTTCTTCGCTCCACACATCAAAGGCGGCACCGACGCACTTGCCGCTCTCAAGCGCCGCGAGCATCGCTTCTTCGTTGATAATACCGCCTCGCGCACAGTTAACGAGGATCACTCCGTCCTGCATCCCCTCAAAATGTTCGGCGGTGATCATATTGCGGGTTTCAGCAGTCAACGGGGTATGGACAGTGATAATATCGGCGAAGCGAATGACATCTTCCAGCGAGACCAGTTTAACCCCGAAATCTTCCGCCCGTTTCTCGGAGATATATGGGTCATAAGTAATAACGTTGGCCTCAAATGCACGGCAACGTCTTGCCACCCGGCCGCCGACTTTCCCGAGGCCGATAATCCCGACCGTCTTCCCCTTCAGCTCGCGGCCGGTAAAGGGCGCACGTTGCCAGTCCCCTGCTTTGAGGCTGGCGTTGGCAACCGGGATGTTGCGGCACAAGGACAACAGCAGGGCCAGGGTATGCTCCGCTGCGGAGTTCACATTGCCATAAGGGGCATTGACAACGATAATCCCCCGGCTGCTGGCAGCATCGACGTCGACATTGTCAATACCGACACCGGCCCGGGCGACAATCTTGAGATTGTGAGCATGACTCAGCAAAGCTTCATCGACCCGGGTTCCGCTGCGGGTAATGACGGCTTCGTAACCACCGATAACCTCATGCAGTTCGGCAACCGACAGACCCAATTTTTTATCAACCTGAATCCGGGGGTCTTCCAGCAAAGGAAGCAGACCACTTTCGGATATTTCATCCGTAATCAGAACTTTCATGCTCAACCTTTCTTATTTCTTATTAAATAAATGATTCGACTGCCCCTGCGTAGCGGCAGAAATAATGCCTGCCGGGGGTCTGGATTTTATGCCCATAGAGGCGGCTTGTCAATTCGTAAGCGGCTATTTTCCTGCGGGAATCAGGGCGACATTGTCAATATACACAGTCCGGGGAGCGGAAAGTTTTCCGACAAACAACACCATCTCCGCCACCCGGGACAAATCAAGCTGCCGTGTGCGTGGAGCCCGCCTGACATCTTGGAGGGAAACATCCACCTCATTCCAGCCCGGCATGAGGGTCACGGTCCTGTTGTAGCGATCCGTGTATTGGTTATCATGGAGTTGGTCATGTATTCTCAAGTAAATCTTAAAGCTGTCTCGATAGGGACTGAAGATTTCCAGTCCCAGCCTGGCAAAACCTGACCAGTCGCGAGGAAACTCGCGGAACGCCACTCCTGAATAACGCTGCGTACCGAACCTGACCTGCAGGGACGCCTTGCCTGAGAAAGCCACACCCGTTGAAACCGTTTTGAAAGCACTCCCCCCCCACCGTGATACCTCCAAAGGAGTTTCAAACCCGGACAGCAGCGGAAACTGTTGCCGGGCAATCACATCATCCAACGCCATCTTGGCAATGGGAAAGATAATCCAACCGACAACCAGCAGGACCAAGAGCCGATAACTCCATAACCACCGCCGCACCGAGCCGGTCAAACCGGAGGGGAGAAAAGCCAGACCCAGCAACCCCCCGACCAGATCGTTACCAAGGTCCTGAATGGTTGCCTCGCGTCCGATCTGCGCCTGCAGCAGCTCAGTTACAGCCCCAAAGAGCAAACAGAGCAAAAGAACTTCCAGGCTCAATCGCAGGAAAGATCTGCGTCCTCGCCAGAGCAGATACAAATAGGACCATAGCCCGAAGCAGACCAGGTGACCCAGATCCCAACCGTAACGGAGCGAACGCAGTGTCGACTTATCCGGACCGCCAACAAAAAGAAGCATCCCGCAAATAAAGGCCAGCAGAAGCAAAAAATATAGTCGAAGTTTTTTCAACTCTGCCAACCGCCTGACTGTAAAAGAAATCGACACTCCGCCTAAACCAGCCACCTGCAAACCGACTTGTTTTCCGTGATAAATTTAGCAGAAACAGCCAGCAGGTCAATTCTACTAAAATTTTTCTTATTATTCAGCAAGTTCCAGACAGCAGCCAGTTTCAGAAAAAAAACCCACCAATAAAAGGCATAATTGATGCAGGTTTGAACATTTATTCACGATCTTGCTATTGAAAGCAGTTTGCGCTTCAGTTATTTTGAAAGAACAGCACATTTATCAGGGGGGGAGAGAGTTCATTCCAGGCCAAGCTTGAAGGAGCAGCCAAATGGAAAGTCGTATTCAGTACAGCCCGGTCAGAAACCATCAACGATTCAAAGCTATGGACCGTGCCCTGGTTCTTATCAACACCGGTCCTGAAGCGCTCCCCTTCCACATCATGGACATCAGCGAAGGAGGCCTTTCTTTTCGCTATCTTGGCCCCAAGCTGAAGCGTTCCGAA
This genomic window from Pelobacter seleniigenes DSM 18267 contains:
- the mqnB gene encoding futalosine hydrolase; the protein is MTMILLIAAVPLETTLLRQEISAARTLSCGSTEIISGQLSGHQILLAHGGIGQTNMAMQLTRLLLEHTPQAVMLCGCGGAYPGSGLKVGDLALATAEIFGDTGVETSSGFIPFEQLNIPQDARLTPPLQQTLPLDPKLLQLAQNCLPSTRSGSFVTVNCCSGQEQLSRNLHQRTGGICENMEGAAAARVCAEFGCPLLEVRGISNPTGTHDKAHWDLPLGARIAQEAILNLFHQTATGQWP
- a CDS encoding menaquinone biosynthesis family protein, translating into MNQKLTLGYSPCPNDTFIFYGLIHQKTPCAGISFQERLEDVETLNQLALQGQLQLTKISYHALGHLRDNYALLRSGGALGRGCGPLVIAAQPTSMAQLRGQRIAIPGRLTTANLLLQLYSEGYEDLLIVPFDQIMTTVKEGRAAAGVIIHESRFTYQQHGFHQVLDLGQWWEEDSGHPIPLGGILAQRSLGEEVIRKVDAALRRSIEYGFAHPEDPRSYIKQHAQELDDTVISSHIDLYVNDFSIDLGEQGIAAVTHLFERAEQRGIIPPSSCPLLVS
- the serA gene encoding phosphoglycerate dehydrogenase, producing the protein MKVLITDEISESGLLPLLEDPRIQVDKKLGLSVAELHEVIGGYEAVITRSGTRVDEALLSHAHNLKIVARAGVGIDNVDVDAASSRGIIVVNAPYGNVNSAAEHTLALLLSLCRNIPVANASLKAGDWQRAPFTGRELKGKTVGIIGLGKVGGRVARRCRAFEANVITYDPYISEKRAEDFGVKLVSLEDVIRFADIITVHTPLTAETRNMITAEHFEGMQDGVILVNCARGGIINEEAMLAALESGKCVGAAFDVWSEEPPRSEVLRKLIAHPNMLVTPHLGANTFEAQKNVAVDVSMEIVNYVDGKPMASAVNIPRFDPDLMEHMKPYMSLVSILGTFISQLAPPNPNKVTFTYNGKLARFDCTPLSVSGLAALLNRCSDQEVNMVNAGLVAREMGIEVESVRSTETESFSSLITLALESPEGRRTIAGTLFEGTPKIVKMRNFATDFQPEKNMLVINYLDRPGLIGKIGTILGEANVNIGNMNLGRREKAGEAMVVFSVDSPVDDETLQKVAEAVDARFIKAVHLDV
- a CDS encoding VanZ family protein; this encodes MKKLRLYFLLLLAFICGMLLFVGGPDKSTLRSLRYGWDLGHLVCFGLWSYLYLLWRGRRSFLRLSLEVLLLCLLFGAVTELLQAQIGREATIQDLGNDLVGGLLGLAFLPSGLTGSVRRWLWSYRLLVLLVVGWIIFPIAKMALDDVIARQQFPLLSGFETPLEVSRWGGSAFKTVSTGVAFSGKASLQVRFGTQRYSGVAFREFPRDWSGFARLGLEIFSPYRDSFKIYLRIHDQLHDNQYTDRYNRTVTLMPGWNEVDVSLQDVRRAPRTRQLDLSRVAEMVLFVGKLSAPRTVYIDNVALIPAGK